From a single Natronorubrum tibetense GA33 genomic region:
- a CDS encoding TOBE domain-containing protein — protein sequence MTIEKGYTTTLAVDGVTIDRRDIEMLEAIDDHGSMHSAADELGRSYARLQNRIVEIEDAVGPLTERQRGGRGGGGTELTDTACDLCQRFDRHAAELDGVARVTESVISGTVRDRTGELATVETAVGSILALVPEDAGEVQVSVRSDAVVLTDPTETPRGDDTSLRNRFSGTVVEVEPGDAIDRVTVRLADETTLQALVTRASAERLGLETGRSITASFKATAARGIGVDSRSES from the coding sequence ATGACGATCGAAAAGGGCTACACCACGACGCTGGCGGTCGACGGCGTGACGATCGACCGCCGCGATATCGAGATGCTCGAGGCGATCGACGACCACGGCTCGATGCACAGCGCGGCCGACGAACTGGGCCGGTCGTACGCGCGTCTGCAGAATCGGATCGTCGAGATCGAAGACGCCGTCGGGCCACTCACCGAACGGCAACGCGGCGGCCGCGGCGGCGGCGGCACCGAACTGACGGACACCGCTTGCGACCTCTGCCAGCGGTTTGACCGACACGCCGCCGAACTCGACGGCGTCGCCCGGGTGACGGAGTCCGTTATCTCGGGCACCGTCCGGGACCGAACGGGCGAACTCGCGACCGTCGAGACGGCCGTCGGCTCGATACTGGCGCTGGTTCCCGAGGACGCGGGCGAAGTGCAGGTCAGCGTCCGCTCGGACGCCGTCGTGCTGACCGATCCCACCGAGACCCCTCGAGGCGACGATACCAGCCTTCGAAATCGGTTTTCGGGGACCGTCGTCGAGGTCGAACCGGGAGACGCGATCGATCGGGTGACGGTTCGACTCGCGGACGAGACGACACTTCAGGCGCTCGTCACTCGAGCCAGCGCGGAGCGACTGGGGCTCGAGACCGGCCGATCGATCACGGCATCGTTCAAGGCGACGGCTGCGAGGGGGATTGGCGTGGACTCGAGGTCGGAGTCGTAG
- a CDS encoding amino acid ABC transporter ATP-binding protein encodes MTLRATDVYHAYGDETVFEAVSLSISPGEVVAIIGPSGVGKSTLLRLLALFDAPDDGSIEYDGTDVWAVGDRERLEYRRRIGMVFQEASLFDASVVRNAEYGLRVRQSWTDRIRHELASLVGAENGTIEVIDALDAVGLADKADQDASSLSGGEAQRVAFARALAYEPDALLLDEPTSDLDPRNTAVLEEAIRNARDRGIGVAIATHDMHQAERIADRVAVLLEDEIIEVGPTETVFEEPTDERTQQFIDGELIY; translated from the coding sequence ATGACGCTACGCGCGACGGACGTTTATCACGCCTACGGCGACGAAACCGTCTTCGAGGCTGTCTCGCTGTCGATCTCGCCCGGTGAGGTCGTCGCCATCATCGGGCCCTCCGGCGTCGGGAAGTCGACGCTGCTGCGGCTGCTCGCGCTGTTCGACGCGCCCGACGACGGCTCGATCGAGTACGACGGAACCGACGTCTGGGCGGTCGGCGACCGCGAGCGCCTCGAGTACCGTCGTCGGATCGGGATGGTCTTCCAGGAGGCCAGCCTGTTCGACGCGAGCGTCGTTCGTAACGCCGAGTACGGGCTCCGGGTCAGACAGTCGTGGACGGACCGCATTCGACACGAACTCGCGAGTCTCGTCGGGGCCGAAAACGGCACCATCGAAGTGATCGACGCGCTCGACGCCGTCGGATTGGCCGACAAGGCCGATCAGGACGCGTCGTCGCTCTCGGGCGGCGAAGCTCAACGCGTCGCGTTCGCTCGGGCGCTCGCGTACGAACCCGACGCGCTCCTCCTCGACGAGCCGACGTCGGATCTCGACCCGCGAAACACGGCCGTCCTCGAGGAGGCGATCCGCAACGCGCGGGACCGCGGCATCGGCGTCGCGATCGCCACCCACGACATGCACCAGGCCGAACGGATCGCGGATCGGGTCGCGGTGCTTCTCGAAGACGAGATTATCGAGGTCGGGCCAACCGAAACGGTGTTCGAGGAGCCGACCGACGAACGAACACAACAGTTCATCGACGGGGAGCTGATCTACTGA
- a CDS encoding ABC transporter permease, whose product MVLELTPVAPLVVDFPFEWHYIRSIIAVSLYVSLVAVALSTLFSLPVALLIGFTEFRGKTLLTSLINTGMGFPSVVVGLVVLFAVSNQGPLGSFDLVFTPEAMIMSQFVLAAPVIAGVSLAAVSSVEQNVRDAAYAMGGTRTDVAFVTIKEARYGIATAVLAGFGRAISEVGSVLIVGGNIARSDGTSVTRTLTTAIQLEARQGRFETAMLLGAILLVLVLAVNAIVVRLGNDGGGRYR is encoded by the coding sequence ATGGTACTCGAACTCACCCCGGTCGCGCCGCTGGTCGTCGACTTTCCCTTCGAGTGGCACTACATCCGAAGCATCATCGCGGTCTCGCTGTACGTCAGCCTCGTTGCCGTTGCGCTGAGCACGCTGTTCAGCCTCCCGGTCGCCCTCCTCATCGGCTTCACAGAGTTTCGCGGGAAGACGCTGCTCACGTCGCTTATCAACACCGGGATGGGCTTTCCCAGCGTCGTCGTCGGTCTCGTCGTCCTCTTTGCCGTCTCGAATCAGGGGCCACTCGGCTCGTTCGACCTCGTTTTCACCCCCGAAGCGATGATCATGTCGCAGTTCGTGCTTGCAGCGCCCGTCATCGCTGGCGTCAGTCTCGCCGCCGTCAGCAGCGTCGAGCAGAACGTTCGAGACGCGGCGTACGCGATGGGCGGGACGCGGACGGACGTCGCGTTCGTCACGATCAAAGAAGCGCGCTACGGGATTGCGACGGCCGTGCTGGCGGGCTTTGGCCGCGCGATCAGCGAAGTCGGTTCCGTTCTCATCGTCGGCGGTAACATCGCCCGTTCGGACGGGACGTCGGTCACTCGGACGCTCACGACGGCCATCCAGCTCGAGGCCCGACAGGGCCGGTTCGAGACCGCGATGCTCCTCGGCGCGATCCTGCTCGTCCTCGTCCTGGCCGTCAACGCGATTGTCGTTCGGCTCGGAAACGACGGGGGAGGGCGGTACCGATGA
- a CDS encoding ferredoxin, whose translation MSDDDGIQRASDIGSSDAPPIEEKPYKIIFEANKCFGAGKCAEVSSNWEMSIKSGIAQPNTYFFDEEDLEHNVRAAEVCPAKKDDGCIHVVDRRTDEEIAPDPHGDGTLSVDW comes from the coding sequence ATGAGCGACGACGACGGTATCCAGCGCGCGAGCGACATCGGCTCGTCGGACGCGCCACCGATCGAGGAGAAGCCCTACAAGATCATCTTCGAGGCCAACAAGTGCTTCGGCGCGGGCAAGTGCGCCGAGGTCAGCAGCAACTGGGAGATGTCCATCAAGTCCGGCATCGCCCAGCCGAACACGTACTTCTTCGACGAAGAGGATCTCGAGCACAACGTCCGCGCGGCGGAGGTCTGCCCGGCGAAGAAAGACGACGGCTGCATTCACGTCGTCGACCGCCGCACCGACGAGGAGATTGCGCCGGACCCCCACGGCGACGGGACGTTGAGCGTCGACTGGTAG